A single Vigna radiata var. radiata cultivar VC1973A chromosome 8, Vradiata_ver6, whole genome shotgun sequence DNA region contains:
- the LOC106771238 gene encoding uncharacterized protein LOC106771238 isoform X2 — MALFRSSRITLQDPMHWSGMERWLQKRCEEVYPGYGDGGKLRILGYQWRVLRFNDVTRQSTAKVMATYHDNMPGVVYLMQQPRCLAVPYVKSMISAGLTTIASCNFDIISALQGKKNMHILCIGHGGGSLPLFLASQIQGATVHIVEIDPLVISASIRAMGFPACSLKTQSGDQAVSKPETIDEIMWKGIHERICLYEADAEEFIVNSTNIYDMIFVDAYDGDDIFPHKLWRPDSTFLKAMSNRLHPKHGTVVVNLHSDSDVLNLDTVPSSLEHILPMGKYVSQVCRAYKDVLVGREGSGLAFTVAVPWVCNTSLVVCRGFDKDSEYFNREFVINTLISKSLELEHVMDLPFSCMEYIKRGFILV, encoded by the exons ATGGCGTTGTTTCGGTCGTCGCGTATCACTCTTCAAGACCC AATGCACTGGTCAGGAATGGAAAGATGGCTGCAGAAAAGGTGTGAGGAGGTGTACCCAGGATATGGGGATGGAGGGAAACTGAGGATACTTGGATACCAGTGGAGGGTGCTTCGTTTCAATGACGTTACTCGCCAGAGCACGGCAAAAGTGATGGCAACTTACCACGACAACATGCCAGGAGTTGTCTACCTTATGCAGCAACCACGTTGTTTGGCTGTTCCAT ATGTGAAAAGTATGATATCAGCTGGATTGACTACTATAGCCtcatgtaattttgatattatcaGTGCACtgcaaggaaagaaaaatatgcacATTTTATGCATTGGACATGGTGGAGGAAGTTTACCACTGTTTTTGGCAAGTCAAATTCAAG GTGCCACCGTTCATATAGTTGAAATTGATCCCCTTGTTATATCAGCCTCAATTCGAGCTATGGGATTCCCGGCTTGCTCACTCAAGACACAATCTGGTGACCAGGCTGTTTCGAAACCTGAAACCATTGATGAAATTATGTGGAAAGGCATCCATGAAAGGATTTGCCTCTACGAAGCAGATGCTGAGGAATTTATTGTTAACAGCacaaatatatatgatatgatCTTTGTTGATGCTTATGATGGTGATGATATATTTCCCCACAAGTTATGGCGCCCAGATTCAACATTTCTTAAAGCTATGAGTAATCGACTCCATCCCAAACATGGAACTGTTGTGGTGAACCTGCATTCTGACTCTGATGTCTTGAATCTTGATACTGTTCCATCCTCACTTGAGCATATTTTACCAATGGGAAAGTATGTCTCTCAAGTTTGCAGAGCATACAAAGATGTACTTGTAGGAAGAGAAGGTTCTGGTCTTGCATTTACTGTTGCTGTTCCTTGGGTGTGTAATACTTCCCTGGTTGTGTGTAGAGGTTTTGATAAAGACAGTGAGTATTTTAACCGGGAATTTGTTATTAACACCCTCATTTCCAAATCCCTTGAACTGGAACATGTTATGGACTTGCCATTCTCATGCATGGAATACATAAAAAGAGGTTTCATTCTTGTTTAA
- the LOC106771238 gene encoding uncharacterized protein LOC106771238 isoform X1: MWRRARAGYGYLRRFSTVVRRRSEDEGDWLYSSEWWGSDSDDGHTVLRSTSGKGNGVVSVVAYHSSRPNRMHWSGMERWLQKRCEEVYPGYGDGGKLRILGYQWRVLRFNDVTRQSTAKVMATYHDNMPGVVYLMQQPRCLAVPYVKSMISAGLTTIASCNFDIISALQGKKNMHILCIGHGGGSLPLFLASQIQGATVHIVEIDPLVISASIRAMGFPACSLKTQSGDQAVSKPETIDEIMWKGIHERICLYEADAEEFIVNSTNIYDMIFVDAYDGDDIFPHKLWRPDSTFLKAMSNRLHPKHGTVVVNLHSDSDVLNLDTVPSSLEHILPMGKYVSQVCRAYKDVLVGREGSGLAFTVAVPWVCNTSLVVCRGFDKDSEYFNREFVINTLISKSLELEHVMDLPFSCMEYIKRGFILV; the protein is encoded by the exons ATGTGGCGCAGAGCCCGAGCCGGTTACGGTTACCTCCGCCGTTTCTCAACGGTGGTGCGGCGGCGCTCGGAGGACGAAGGGGACTGGCTCTACTCCTCCGAGTGGTGGGGCTCCGACTCCGACGACGGTCACACCGTTCTTCGATCAACTTCCGGCAAGGGAAATGGCGTTGTTTCGGTCGTCGCGTATCACTCTTCAAGACCC AACAGAATGCACTGGTCAGGAATGGAAAGATGGCTGCAGAAAAGGTGTGAGGAGGTGTACCCAGGATATGGGGATGGAGGGAAACTGAGGATACTTGGATACCAGTGGAGGGTGCTTCGTTTCAATGACGTTACTCGCCAGAGCACGGCAAAAGTGATGGCAACTTACCACGACAACATGCCAGGAGTTGTCTACCTTATGCAGCAACCACGTTGTTTGGCTGTTCCAT ATGTGAAAAGTATGATATCAGCTGGATTGACTACTATAGCCtcatgtaattttgatattatcaGTGCACtgcaaggaaagaaaaatatgcacATTTTATGCATTGGACATGGTGGAGGAAGTTTACCACTGTTTTTGGCAAGTCAAATTCAAG GTGCCACCGTTCATATAGTTGAAATTGATCCCCTTGTTATATCAGCCTCAATTCGAGCTATGGGATTCCCGGCTTGCTCACTCAAGACACAATCTGGTGACCAGGCTGTTTCGAAACCTGAAACCATTGATGAAATTATGTGGAAAGGCATCCATGAAAGGATTTGCCTCTACGAAGCAGATGCTGAGGAATTTATTGTTAACAGCacaaatatatatgatatgatCTTTGTTGATGCTTATGATGGTGATGATATATTTCCCCACAAGTTATGGCGCCCAGATTCAACATTTCTTAAAGCTATGAGTAATCGACTCCATCCCAAACATGGAACTGTTGTGGTGAACCTGCATTCTGACTCTGATGTCTTGAATCTTGATACTGTTCCATCCTCACTTGAGCATATTTTACCAATGGGAAAGTATGTCTCTCAAGTTTGCAGAGCATACAAAGATGTACTTGTAGGAAGAGAAGGTTCTGGTCTTGCATTTACTGTTGCTGTTCCTTGGGTGTGTAATACTTCCCTGGTTGTGTGTAGAGGTTTTGATAAAGACAGTGAGTATTTTAACCGGGAATTTGTTATTAACACCCTCATTTCCAAATCCCTTGAACTGGAACATGTTATGGACTTGCCATTCTCATGCATGGAATACATAAAAAGAGGTTTCATTCTTGTTTAA
- the LOC106772253 gene encoding uncharacterized TPR repeat-containing protein At1g05150: MATRGTRSEKVRRIFNQFDANRDGGLNREEMASLVGAVNPRVKFSDEQISAILDEVFRTYGEFIDGDKGLTYEGLLRTYDDGAGDVDRDFDALGLDLVADAVKEPLAASEASSSSIVDERIAVETQKKQRTAAWAVSPNHGIVFDETWKIVDDLELLVKRLKTKQSKEGGKLKNDNFDAYSDAGWSRELGPSSEITEKRVFWEESGHDYAVFLKELGGLRGRADGARSREEAFDGHMAIGRVLYEHQLFKESLVSFKRACELQPVDVRPHFRAGNCLYVLGRYKEAKEEFLLALESAEAGGNQWAYLLPQIYVNLGIALEGEGMVLSACEYYREAAILCPTHFRALKLLGSALFGVGEYRAAVKALEEAIFMKPDYADAHCDLASALHAMGEDERAIEVFQKAIDLKPGHVDALYNLGGLYMDLGRFQRASEMYTRVLGVWPNHWRAQLNKAVSLLGAGETEEAKRALKEALKMTNRVELHDAISHLKQLQKKKTKASNGGVPGEASFVIIEPSKFKVVGDRTTGRQELATALQIRALQRVTRLSRCSVELLKKEMSERDVSVSYSGSGVPEKSIRKPNLEEILRRLLSFLKPETFQGAVKAINERILSVLDENGSGRLDLGMFYAILAPICGGPPDRRKRVAFDALLWRPMNEDGANIRKVDATLYIKLLRAVYLPSQAVSELMEVRGESDTSMVSFSEFLVLFDDPDWGFGIMPTLAKLETGDRNRHGNSVCSVCRYPIIGSRFKETKSHFSVCNQCYSEGKVPSSFKQEEYRFKEYGSEGEAMKDKCTCFNLQSRNEQ, translated from the coding sequence ATGGCGACGAGGGGCACCAGATCGGAGAAGGTTCGGCGAATTTTCAACCAATTCGACGCGAACCGTGATGGGGGTCTCAACCGTGAGGAAATGGCGTCGCTGGTGGGTGCGGTGAACCCTAGGGTGAAGTTCAGCGACGAACAAATCAGCGCGATCCTTGACGAGGTGTTCCGGACGTACGGCGAATTCATCGACGGCGACAAGGGTCTCACGTACGAGGGTCTGTTGCGCACGTACGACGACGGCGCCGGTGACGTCGACCGTGATTTCGACGCGCTTGGGCTCGACCTCGTAGCAGACGCCGTGAAGGAGCCCCTTGCAGCGTCTGAGGCGTCATCCTCGTCTATCGTGGACGAGAGAATAGCGGTGGAGACCCAGAAGAAACAGCGGACGGCCGCCTGGGCAGTGTCTCCAAACCACGGGATCGTGTTCGATGAGACGTGGAAAATTGTGGATGATTTGGAGCTTCTTGTGAAGAGGCTGAAGACGAAGCAGTCAAAGGAAGGTGGGAAATTGAAGAATGACAACTTTGACGCATATTCAGATGCCGGCTGGTCTCGCGAATTAGGGCCCTCTTCCGAGATTACGGAGAAGAGAGTGTTTTGGGAGGAGTCAGGGCATGATTATGCAGTGTTTTTGAAGGAATTGGGAGGGTTGAGAGGGAGAGCTGATGGTGCTAGGTCAAGAGAAGAGGCTTTTGATGGGCACATGGCAATTGGGAGAGTTTTGTATGAGCATCAGTTGTTTAAGGAGTCATTGGTTAGTTTCAAGAGGGCTTGTGAGTTACAACCTGTGGATGTGAGGCCTCATTTCAGAGCTGGGAATTGTTTGTATGTTCTTGGCAGGTACAAGGAGGCCAAGGAGGAGTTCCTCTTGGCTCTTGAGTCTGCTGAGGCTGGTGGCAACCAATGGGCTTACTTGCTTCCCCAGATTTATGTCAACCTCGGCATCGCCCTTGAGGGTGAAGGGATGGTTTTGAGTGCCTGTGAGTATTATAGGGAAGCAGCGATTCTCTGTCCCACACATTTTAGAGCCTTGAAGCTCTTAGGTAGTGCACTTTTTGGTGTGGGGGAGTATAGAGCGGCAGTGAAGGCGTTGGAGGAGGCAATTTTCATGAAGCCGGATTATGCTGACGCTCACTGCGATTTGGCCTCAGCGTTGCACGCCATGGGTGAGGATGAGAGGGCAATTGAGGTGTTTCAGAAGGCTATTGATTTGAAGCCTGGTCATGTGGATGCCCTTTACAATTTAGGTGGGTTGTATATGGACCTGGGTAGGTTTCAGAGGGCATCTGAGATGTACACTAGAGTATTGGGCGTGTGGCCAAACCATTGGCGAGCACAGCTGAACAAGGCGGTGTCGCTGCTGGGAGCTGGGGAGACTGAAGAGGCCAAAAGAGCTTTGAAGGAAGCGTTGAAAATGACGAATAGGGTTGAGTTGCATGATGCAATATCGCATTTGAAGCAACTGCAGAAAAAGAAGACTAAAGCAAGTAATGGAGGTGTTCCCGGGGAGGCATCTTTTGTCATAATTGAACCATCCAAGTTTAAGGTAGTTGGAGATCGGACTACTGGGAGGCAAGAGCTAGCCACTGCTCTGCAGATCAGAGCGCTTCAGAGGGTAACTAGGTTGAGTCGTTGCAGTGTAGAGCTTTTGAAGAAGGAGATGAGTGAACGTGATGTGTCAGTATCCTATTCTGGTAGTGGAGTTCCTGAAAAGTCCATCCGGAAGCCCAATTTGGAAGAAATTCTTCGCAGATTACTCAGTTTTCTGAAGCCTGAGACTTTTCAAGGGGCTGTGAAAGCCATCAACGAGAGGATTCTTTCAGTTTTGGATGAAAATGGTTCAGGCAGGCTGGACCTAGGAATGTTCTATGCAATTCTTGCTCCTATTTGTGGTGGTCCTCCGGACAGACGCAAAAGGGTTGCCTTCGATGCACTTTTGTGGCGTCCTATGAATGAAGATGGTGCTAATATTAGGAAAGTTGATGCCACTCTGTACATCAAATTGTTAAGGGCCGTGTATCTTCCTAGCCAAGCTGTTAGTGAATTAATGGAGGTTCGTGGAGAGTCAGACACTTCAATGGTGTCTTTCTCCGAGTTTCTAGTATTGTTTGATGATCCAGATTGGGGTTTTGGTATCATGCCTACTCTAGCAAAGCTTGAGACAGGGGATAGAAACCGGCATGGTAACTCGGTGTGCTCGGTTTGCCGCTACCCAATTATTGGTTCTCGGTTTAAGGAGACAAAATCTCATTTTAGTGTGTGTAACCAATGCTACAGTGAGGGAAAGGTGCCTTCTTCATTTAAGCAGGAAGAGTACAGATTTAAAGAGTATGGAAGTGAGGGTGAAGCCATGAAAGATAAGTGTACGTGCTTCAATTTGCAATCCCGTAATGAACAGTAG